In the Gemmatimonadota bacterium genome, one interval contains:
- the ispF gene encoding 2-C-methyl-D-erythritol 2,4-cyclodiphosphate synthase — translation MTARTGIGYDSHRFAAGGPMRLGGVDIPSDVILVGHSDGDAICHALTDAILGAAAAGDIGEMFADTDPANRGKDSVEMLVAALERVHALGFALSNVDVTVIAERPKIGPHRLRIRERLAHALQLDVSAVSVKGKTNEGMGWVGRGEGLACLAVATLVPARD, via the coding sequence GTGACCGCTCGCACCGGGATCGGCTACGACTCGCACCGCTTTGCCGCGGGCGGTCCCATGCGTCTGGGCGGGGTCGACATTCCGTCGGACGTCATCCTCGTCGGCCACTCCGACGGTGATGCGATCTGCCACGCCCTCACCGACGCCATCCTCGGCGCCGCGGCGGCCGGCGACATCGGCGAGATGTTCGCCGACACCGACCCGGCCAACCGCGGGAAGGACTCGGTCGAGATGCTCGTCGCCGCCCTCGAGCGCGTGCACGCCCTCGGCTTTGCCCTGTCCAACGTGGACGTGACGGTGATCGCCGAGCGCCCGAAGATCGGGCCGCATCGCCTCCGCATCCGCGAGCGGCTCGCGCACGCGTTGCAGCTGGACGTCTCGGCGGTGAGCGTGAAGGGGAAGACGAACGAGGGGATGGGATGGGTCGGGCGAGGCGAGGGGCTGGCCTGCCTCGCGGTTGCCACGCTCGTCCCCGCGCGCGACTAG
- a CDS encoding menaquinone biosynthesis protein has translation MRIGRIPYINCYPVYGAIDRGIVTLDGTLVDGIPSALNHQMADGSLDVSVVSAVEYARDSRRYLLLPDLAISCDGPVRSVMLFSKRPARELSGHRVIVSRSSMTSVALVELLAENVWRVRPEFVPGNSELADIARFGEEEHEARLVIGDAALILNDARHGVGEGTQATYPYVYDLGSEWKAWTGLPFVFAVWVAQRTTPVAPALSAHASLIASRDWGLAHLDELAEQATRVTGVARAACVDYFQGLDYGLGYEHLAGLTEFFRRLVAAGRVPNGSLAFLPAA, from the coding sequence GTGCGCATCGGGCGCATCCCGTACATCAACTGCTACCCGGTCTACGGGGCCATCGATCGCGGGATCGTGACGCTGGACGGTACGCTCGTCGACGGGATCCCCAGCGCCCTCAACCACCAGATGGCCGACGGGTCGCTCGACGTGAGCGTCGTGTCGGCCGTCGAGTATGCGCGGGACTCCCGGCGCTACCTCCTGCTCCCCGACCTCGCCATCTCGTGCGACGGACCGGTGCGCTCGGTGATGCTCTTCAGCAAGCGCCCGGCGCGCGAGCTCAGCGGGCACCGGGTCATAGTCTCGCGCAGTTCCATGACGAGTGTGGCGCTGGTCGAGTTGCTCGCCGAGAACGTGTGGCGCGTCCGTCCGGAGTTCGTTCCCGGCAACAGCGAGTTGGCCGACATCGCGCGGTTTGGCGAAGAGGAACACGAGGCACGTCTCGTGATCGGCGATGCCGCGCTGATCCTGAACGACGCGCGCCACGGTGTGGGCGAGGGGACGCAAGCGACCTACCCGTACGTGTACGACCTGGGGAGCGAGTGGAAGGCATGGACCGGACTCCCCTTCGTCTTCGCCGTGTGGGTCGCGCAACGCACCACCCCCGTCGCCCCCGCGCTCTCCGCGCACGCCTCGCTCATCGCGTCCCGCGACTGGGGACTGGCGCACCTGGACGAACTCGCGGAGCAAGCGACCCGCGTGACAGGCGTCGCGCGCGCCGCCTGCGTCGACTACTTCCAGGGACTCGACTACGGGCTTGGCTACGAACACCTCGCCGGGCTCACGGAGTTCTTCCGGCGATTGGTGGCGGCGGGGCGTGTGCCGAACGGCTCCCTCGCCTTTCTTCCTGCCGCGTAG
- a CDS encoding aminodeoxychorismate/anthranilate synthase component II: MLLVIDNYDSFTYNLVQYLGELGETLLVRRNDELSVDDVRTMGPRAIVVSPGPCTPSEAGISVPLIRALGASTPLLGVCLGHQAIGEAYGGRVIRASRVMHGKVSQIEHAGTGLFAGLPSPLEVMRYHSLIVERDSLPASLEVVAHASDLPTEIHALHHREHPVWGVQFHPESILTHGGMDMLRNFLTMADDFHGSVRTA; this comes from the coding sequence GTGCTCCTCGTCATCGACAACTACGACAGCTTCACCTACAACCTCGTCCAGTATCTCGGCGAGTTGGGGGAGACGCTGCTCGTGCGCCGCAACGACGAATTGTCCGTGGACGACGTGCGGACGATGGGGCCGCGGGCCATCGTCGTCTCCCCGGGGCCCTGTACGCCGAGCGAAGCCGGGATCAGCGTCCCGCTCATTCGTGCCCTCGGGGCCTCCACGCCGCTGTTGGGCGTGTGTCTCGGGCATCAGGCGATCGGCGAGGCGTATGGCGGACGGGTCATCCGTGCCTCGCGCGTGATGCACGGCAAGGTCTCGCAGATCGAGCACGCGGGGACAGGCCTCTTCGCCGGGCTTCCGTCGCCGCTCGAGGTCATGCGCTACCACTCGCTCATCGTCGAGCGCGACTCGCTTCCCGCATCGCTCGAGGTGGTGGCGCACGCGTCCGACCTGCCGACGGAGATCCACGCGCTGCATCATCGCGAGCATCCGGTCTGGGGGGTGCAGTTCCATCCCGAGTCGATCCTGACGCACGGCGGGATGGACATGCTGCGCAACTTCCTGACGATGGCCGACGACTTTCACGGCAGCGTGCGCACCGCCTGA
- a CDS encoding membrane dipeptidase: protein MRRLLLLLAAVVAVGLVVYFTRGASMADRSMNTLLARGPFTAPPAAESLLRTIDVVDLHADALLWPRDLLKRHDHGHVDLPRLQDGHFALQVFSVVTKTPRGINYERNTDDTDNITILAIAERYPLRAWFNLYERARWQGERLKDAVARSAARGDSALRLIRSREDLTALLAARRSGRPVVGALLATEGLHPLAGRLEHLDSLAALGFRMFGFTHFFDNDLGGSAHGVERGGLTAFGRQVVARMDALGLIIDVAHASPRLVDDILATTHRPIVVSHGGVQGTCPGPRNLTDDQLRRIAAGGGVVGIGYWDGAICEPSAASFARAVVYAIGVAGEDHVALGSDFDGSTAEPFDASGMGLVAGALRDAGLTDAQIGKVMGGNALRLLGQLLPGD, encoded by the coding sequence ATCCGCCGCCTCCTGCTCCTGCTCGCTGCCGTGGTCGCGGTGGGACTCGTTGTGTATTTCACGCGCGGCGCCAGCATGGCGGACCGTTCGATGAACACGCTGCTCGCCCGGGGACCGTTCACCGCGCCGCCGGCCGCCGAGTCGCTCCTGCGCACCATCGACGTCGTCGACCTGCACGCCGACGCGCTGCTCTGGCCGCGCGACCTGCTCAAGCGCCACGACCACGGGCACGTCGACCTGCCGCGCCTGCAGGACGGCCATTTCGCCCTCCAGGTCTTCTCCGTCGTCACCAAGACCCCGCGCGGCATCAACTACGAGCGCAACACCGACGATACCGACAACATCACCATCCTCGCCATCGCCGAGCGGTATCCGCTGCGCGCCTGGTTCAACCTCTATGAGCGCGCCCGCTGGCAGGGGGAGCGCCTCAAGGACGCCGTCGCTCGATCGGCGGCCCGAGGCGACTCGGCGCTTCGCCTCATCCGGTCCCGTGAGGACCTCACGGCTCTCCTCGCCGCGCGCCGGTCGGGGCGACCGGTCGTGGGGGCCCTGCTCGCAACCGAGGGGCTACATCCGCTCGCCGGACGCCTGGAGCACCTCGACTCGCTGGCGGCCCTCGGCTTCCGCATGTTCGGCTTCACCCACTTTTTCGACAACGACCTCGGGGGATCGGCGCACGGCGTCGAGCGCGGCGGGCTCACGGCCTTCGGGCGACAGGTCGTCGCCCGAATGGATGCGTTAGGCCTCATCATCGACGTCGCTCACGCCTCGCCGCGCCTGGTCGACGACATCCTCGCCACCACGCACCGCCCCATCGTGGTGTCCCATGGCGGAGTGCAGGGAACCTGTCCCGGACCGCGGAACCTCACCGACGATCAACTCCGGCGCATCGCTGCCGGCGGCGGCGTGGTGGGCATCGGCTACTGGGATGGGGCAATCTGCGAGCCGAGCGCCGCCTCGTTCGCCAGGGCGGTGGTCTACGCCATCGGCGTCGCAGGGGAGGATCATGTGGCCCTGGGGTCCGATTTCGACGGGAGCACCGCCGAGCCCTTCGACGCCAGTGGAATGGGGCTCGTCGCCGGCGCGCTGCGCGACGCGGGGCTGACCGACGCGCAGATCGGGAAGGTGATGGGCGGCAACGCCCTTCGCCTGCTCGGCCAGCTCCTTCCTGGGGACTGA
- the mqnE gene encoding aminofutalosine synthase MqnE, which yields MRPIADKVAAGERLTEHDALTLYETPDLLGVGAMADAVNRAKNGDVVTFAANQHINPTNICVLRKTCVFCGYARLPKEEGAYRYTMDQVMAEAEQARNGLTREFHIVGGLDMQAGLAYYTEMFRTLKRELPHVHIKALTAVEIAHLARIEKMSWADVLSALREAGLDTLPGGGAETFSAAVREQIADKKLGGADYIGVHRVAHQLGIRSNCTMLYGHVETLADRVEHLRMLRELQDETGGFLAYIPLAYHPDDNELGKQLDRQGRGTTGFDDLRMLAVGRLYLDNFAHIKSHWIMVTPALSQVALAFGVNDLEGTVVREKIYHAVGAQTPQGMSLDALLQLIRGAGKVPAERDSFYRILRRFEQTAEGAQAA from the coding sequence TTGCGCCCCATCGCCGACAAGGTGGCAGCGGGCGAGCGGCTGACCGAGCACGATGCGCTCACGTTGTACGAAACCCCCGACCTGCTCGGCGTCGGGGCGATGGCCGATGCGGTCAATCGCGCCAAGAACGGCGACGTGGTCACCTTCGCCGCCAACCAGCACATCAACCCGACCAACATCTGCGTGCTGCGGAAGACCTGCGTCTTCTGCGGTTACGCCCGCCTTCCCAAGGAGGAGGGGGCGTATCGCTACACGATGGATCAGGTGATGGCCGAGGCCGAGCAGGCGCGCAATGGACTCACCCGCGAGTTTCACATCGTGGGCGGTCTCGATATGCAGGCCGGGCTGGCGTACTACACGGAGATGTTCCGTACGCTCAAGCGTGAGCTGCCGCACGTGCACATCAAGGCGCTCACTGCGGTCGAGATCGCGCACCTGGCGCGCATCGAGAAGATGAGCTGGGCCGACGTCCTCTCGGCGCTGCGCGAGGCCGGGCTCGACACGCTGCCGGGCGGCGGTGCTGAGACCTTCAGCGCGGCCGTGCGCGAGCAGATCGCCGACAAGAAGCTCGGCGGCGCCGACTACATCGGCGTGCATCGCGTCGCCCACCAGCTCGGGATCCGCTCCAACTGCACGATGCTGTACGGGCACGTCGAGACGCTCGCCGATCGCGTGGAGCACCTGCGCATGCTCCGTGAGCTGCAAGACGAGACGGGCGGCTTCCTGGCCTACATCCCGCTCGCCTATCATCCCGACGACAACGAGTTGGGGAAGCAGCTCGACCGGCAGGGGCGGGGAACGACCGGTTTTGACGACCTGCGCATGCTGGCGGTGGGGCGCCTGTACCTGGACAACTTTGCGCACATCAAGTCGCACTGGATCATGGTGACGCCGGCCCTGTCACAGGTGGCGCTGGCCTTCGGCGTCAACGACCTGGAAGGGACCGTGGTACGGGAGAAGATCTACCACGCCGTCGGCGCACAGACACCGCAAGGCATGTCGCTCGACGCGCTCTTGCAGCTGATTCGCGGCGCCGGGAAGGTCCCCGCCGAACGCGACTCGTTCTACCGCATCCTTCGCCGCTTCGAGCAGACGGCCGAAGGCGCACAGGCCGCCTGA
- the kdsB gene encoding 3-deoxy-manno-octulosonate cytidylyltransferase — MPFANSAAPTPNAVLAVIPARLGSTRLPRKPLRLIGGRPLIVRVWERVCAMNVAGTVVVATDAPEIVEVIAAAGGMAVLTDATHPSGTDRIAEVAARPEFRAHEVILNVQGDEPFVSAAAVEGALAMVTVERFPLGTVSARAGEEILATPHVVKVVSADDGRALYFSRAPIPFLREAGDAAVRAGIVRQHLGIYAYTRDALAAWVSLPEHPLERVERLEQLRPLAAGLAMGVATIDEPPPGGVDTEDDLHRANARWNDLYDTRR, encoded by the coding sequence GTGCCTTTTGCTAACTCGGCCGCCCCGACCCCGAACGCTGTCCTCGCCGTCATACCGGCGCGGCTGGGGTCGACCCGCCTCCCACGCAAGCCGCTTCGCCTCATTGGCGGGCGCCCACTCATCGTCCGCGTCTGGGAGCGCGTCTGTGCCATGAACGTGGCAGGCACCGTGGTCGTCGCGACCGACGCGCCGGAGATCGTCGAGGTGATCGCCGCCGCCGGCGGGATGGCGGTCCTCACCGACGCCACGCATCCCTCCGGGACCGACCGGATCGCCGAGGTCGCCGCCCGCCCGGAGTTCCGCGCCCACGAGGTGATTCTCAACGTGCAGGGCGACGAACCGTTCGTGTCGGCGGCGGCGGTAGAAGGCGCACTGGCGATGGTGACGGTGGAGCGATTTCCGCTGGGCACCGTCTCGGCGCGCGCCGGCGAGGAGATCCTCGCCACGCCGCATGTGGTGAAGGTCGTGTCCGCCGATGACGGGCGCGCGCTCTACTTCTCGCGCGCCCCGATCCCGTTCCTGCGGGAGGCGGGGGATGCGGCCGTGCGCGCGGGGATCGTGCGGCAGCACCTCGGGATCTACGCCTACACGCGGGATGCGCTCGCCGCGTGGGTCTCGCTGCCGGAGCATCCGCTCGAGCGGGTGGAACGACTGGAACAGTTGCGACCGCTCGCCGCCGGGTTGGCGATGGGCGTCGCGACGATCGATGAGCCGCCCCCGGGCGGCGTGGATACCGAAGACGACCTGCACCGTGCCAACGCGCGGTGGAATGACCTCTACGACACACGACGCTGA
- a CDS encoding DedA family protein: MPQLQSLLDWLSALPPATLLAAMAALAAVENIFPPIPADVLVAFGGFLAARNHVSPWPAFLAVWLGNVAGALAMYAAGRRLGRAWIAKRFHVAPGGRNEARLAAWQARYGPIAFFVTRFLPGVRALVPPMSGALHVPVTGLAIAIAAASALWYGTITWLAFTAGNNWEVLAEQIGRLGWWSAVLAGAVVLSLLAAWWLVRRRAGPREEP, encoded by the coding sequence GTGCCGCAGCTGCAATCGCTGCTGGACTGGCTGTCGGCGCTCCCCCCGGCCACCCTGCTGGCGGCGATGGCTGCCCTCGCCGCGGTCGAGAACATCTTCCCACCCATCCCCGCCGACGTGCTGGTGGCGTTCGGCGGCTTTCTCGCCGCCCGGAACCATGTGTCCCCGTGGCCGGCCTTCCTGGCGGTCTGGTTGGGGAACGTGGCGGGGGCGCTCGCCATGTACGCCGCCGGCCGGCGACTCGGGCGCGCCTGGATCGCCAAGCGCTTTCACGTTGCTCCTGGGGGGCGGAACGAGGCCCGCCTTGCGGCCTGGCAGGCGCGCTACGGCCCGATCGCCTTCTTCGTGACCCGTTTCCTCCCCGGCGTGCGCGCCCTCGTCCCGCCGATGTCCGGCGCGTTGCACGTCCCGGTGACCGGGCTGGCGATCGCGATCGCCGCGGCGTCCGCCCTGTGGTACGGCACGATCACCTGGCTTGCCTTCACCGCGGGCAACAACTGGGAGGTCCTGGCCGAACAGATCGGTCGACTGGGGTGGTGGTCGGCCGTGCTGGCCGGCGCGGTCGTGCTGTCCCTCCTGGCCGCCTGGTGGTTGGTCCGGCGCCGCGCCGGTCCTCGGGAGGAGCCGTAG
- a CDS encoding PAS domain S-box protein, translating to MPDARFPASAQRLRAVVESSPIGLLMVDARGTIVLVNAEVERLFGYSRELMFGRQVEFLLPERFRNGHPGARDAFRANPSTRQMGAGRELRALRADGTEFPVEIGLTPVATDEGLFVVGSIVDITARLAAAHERAQLEDQLRQAQKLEALGTLAGGVAHDFNNVLASIVGLAELLVPATQDTPEVNRDVRELLDAARHGRAVVERILRFSRRQPMRSESVDVREVVAQSTRLLRASLPPNVRITTQLTAAPRLVRGDPTSLQQVLMNLATNAAQAMPDGGRLEIITDDFYVRDGAARSRPGLREGTYLALTVRDDGHGMDEATRLKAFEPFFTTKVAGEGSGLGLALVHGIVRDHDGVVELESVPGRGTVVRCLFPLLEGTMPATDAAPGALARGSGERIVYLDDEPTLVRIGQRQLEALGYHVTGFSDARAALAALQADPTTCDVVVTDFLMPTMTGLEFARAVQQLRPSLPVLVLSGYIGDFTVSDLEAGGVRRVLQKPVSAEELALAVHECLAGG from the coding sequence ATGCCCGACGCACGCTTTCCCGCCTCCGCGCAACGCCTGCGCGCCGTGGTGGAGTCCTCGCCCATCGGGCTCCTGATGGTCGATGCTCGGGGGACGATCGTCCTCGTCAACGCAGAGGTCGAGCGCCTGTTCGGCTACTCACGCGAGCTGATGTTCGGTCGTCAGGTCGAGTTTCTTCTTCCCGAGCGCTTCCGAAACGGACACCCCGGGGCTCGGGATGCGTTTCGCGCCAACCCGAGCACGCGCCAGATGGGAGCCGGTCGCGAACTGCGTGCCCTCCGCGCCGATGGGACCGAGTTCCCGGTCGAAATCGGCCTCACGCCGGTCGCCACGGATGAAGGGCTCTTCGTGGTGGGCTCGATCGTCGACATCACGGCGCGACTCGCCGCGGCGCACGAACGCGCACAACTGGAGGATCAGCTCCGCCAAGCGCAGAAGCTCGAAGCGTTGGGGACGCTCGCCGGGGGCGTGGCGCACGACTTCAACAATGTGCTCGCCTCCATCGTGGGACTCGCAGAGCTGCTCGTGCCGGCCACGCAGGACACGCCCGAGGTGAACCGCGACGTTCGCGAGCTGCTCGACGCCGCGCGCCACGGGCGCGCGGTTGTGGAGCGCATCCTGCGCTTCAGTCGCCGGCAGCCCATGCGGTCCGAATCGGTCGACGTGCGCGAGGTGGTCGCGCAGTCGACGCGGCTGCTCCGCGCCTCGCTCCCACCCAACGTGCGTATCACGACGCAGCTTACCGCCGCACCGCGACTCGTGCGAGGCGACCCAACCTCGCTGCAGCAGGTACTCATGAACCTGGCGACCAACGCGGCGCAGGCGATGCCCGACGGAGGACGGTTGGAGATCATCACCGACGACTTCTATGTGCGCGACGGTGCCGCCCGCAGCCGTCCCGGCCTTCGCGAGGGCACGTACCTGGCGCTGACGGTGCGCGATGACGGGCATGGGATGGATGAGGCCACTCGGCTCAAGGCTTTCGAACCGTTCTTCACCACCAAGGTCGCGGGGGAGGGGAGCGGACTGGGGCTCGCGCTGGTGCACGGCATCGTGCGCGACCACGACGGCGTCGTCGAACTCGAGTCGGTCCCCGGCCGCGGGACCGTCGTCCGATGCCTGTTTCCCCTGTTGGAGGGAACGATGCCGGCGACTGACGCCGCGCCCGGGGCCCTGGCACGCGGTAGTGGCGAACGGATCGTGTACCTGGACGATGAACCGACCTTGGTCCGGATCGGGCAACGCCAACTCGAGGCCCTCGGCTACCATGTCACAGGCTTCTCCGACGCGCGGGCCGCGTTGGCCGCCCTGCAGGCCGATCCCACGACGTGCGATGTCGTGGTGACCGACTTCCTGATGCCGACCATGACCGGGCTGGAGTTTGCGCGCGCGGTGCAGCAGCTACGCCCGTCGCTCCCCGTGCTGGTCCTCTCGGGCTACATCGGCGACTTCACGGTGAGCGATCTGGAGGCCGGGGGCGTCCGCCGGGTACTGCAGAAGCCCGTGTCGGCCGAGGAACTGGCGCTCGCGGTGCACGAGTGCCTCGCTGGTGGATGA
- the fabF gene encoding beta-ketoacyl-ACP synthase II, translating to MRRRVVVTGLGAVTPVGNDVATTWRALLASTSGAGPITKFDTTHFKVRFACEVKGFDPLAYMERKEVKRNDLYTQYALAASVQAMHDAGLADGGFVPEDAGVIIGSGIGGIRIFEEQHDVYRDRGPSKISPFFIPMFISDMAAGIVSMRFGAKGPNYGTVSACATSAHAIGDAFRTIQYGDADVMITGGSESAVTPMSIGGFANMTALSERNDDPASASRPFDKGRDGFVMGEGAGVVVLEELEHARRRGARIYGEIVGYGATGDAYHITGQPENHEGLQRAMKRAMRDGGIAPEAVQYVNAHGTSTPLNDSNEIRGIRAVFGAHADALSVSSTKSMTGHMLGAAGGVEFIVSTLAIVNGIIPPTINQFERDPECDLNVTPNVPVERQIDVAISNSSGFGGHNVTLAVRRYSE from the coding sequence ATGCGGCGTCGAGTCGTCGTCACTGGCCTCGGGGCCGTCACGCCCGTTGGAAACGACGTGGCGACGACGTGGCGCGCGTTGCTCGCGAGCACGTCGGGCGCAGGTCCGATCACGAAGTTCGACACCACTCACTTCAAGGTGCGGTTCGCCTGTGAGGTGAAGGGGTTCGATCCGCTGGCGTACATGGAGCGCAAGGAGGTCAAGCGCAACGACCTCTACACGCAGTATGCATTGGCGGCCTCGGTGCAGGCGATGCACGACGCCGGGCTGGCCGACGGGGGATTCGTCCCGGAGGACGCCGGCGTCATCATCGGCAGCGGGATCGGCGGCATCCGGATCTTCGAGGAGCAGCACGATGTCTATCGGGATCGGGGGCCGAGCAAGATCTCCCCGTTTTTCATCCCGATGTTCATCTCCGACATGGCCGCGGGGATCGTCTCGATGCGCTTCGGCGCCAAGGGACCGAACTACGGCACAGTGTCGGCGTGCGCCACCAGCGCGCACGCCATCGGCGATGCATTCCGGACCATCCAGTACGGCGACGCCGATGTCATGATCACCGGTGGGTCGGAGTCGGCGGTGACGCCGATGTCGATCGGCGGGTTCGCCAACATGACGGCGCTCTCCGAGCGCAACGATGATCCCGCCTCCGCGTCGCGCCCGTTCGACAAGGGACGCGACGGATTCGTCATGGGCGAGGGGGCAGGGGTGGTCGTGCTCGAGGAGTTGGAGCACGCGCGTCGACGCGGCGCCCGGATCTACGGTGAGATCGTGGGCTACGGCGCCACGGGCGACGCGTATCACATCACCGGGCAGCCCGAGAACCACGAGGGGCTGCAGCGCGCGATGAAGCGCGCCATGCGCGACGGCGGCATCGCCCCCGAGGCCGTGCAGTACGTGAACGCCCACGGGACGTCGACGCCGCTCAACGACTCCAACGAGATCCGCGGCATTCGCGCGGTCTTCGGCGCACACGCCGATGCGCTCAGCGTCAGCTCCACCAAGAGCATGACCGGACACATGCTGGGAGCGGCGGGCGGAGTCGAGTTCATCGTCAGTACCCTGGCGATCGTCAACGGCATCATCCCACCGACCATCAATCAGTTCGAGCGCGACCCGGAGTGCGACCTCAACGTCACACCCAATGTTCCGGTGGAGCGCCAGATCGACGTCGCCATCAGCAACTCGTCGGGCTTCGGGGGACACAACGTGACCCTCGCCGTTCGGCGCTATTCCGAGTAG
- the mqnC gene encoding dehypoxanthine futalosine cyclase: MTRDLLDFYTNAPLLELGLEADRIRREKHPHNTVTYIVDRNINYTNVCVADCGFCAFYRRPKHGEGYTLSFEQIGAKIEETKALGGVQILIQGGHNPYIPFEWYLDLLRYIKRHHPIHVHGFSPSEVDFFAKTFRMEAVDVIRELQKAGLDSIPGGGGEILVQRVRDIVAPKKAGADRWLEIMELAHNEGMKTSVTMMYGIGETLAERIEHLQRVRDVQSRTHGFTAFITWPLQPENTPEMSHMAKTDATEYLRTVAMARIVLDNVPNLQSSWVTMGMKVGQLALTFGCNDFGSLMIEENVVSAANTTYRTTTDELERLIRDAGFSPARRRQDYSIIPVGTPVAA; this comes from the coding sequence ATGACGCGCGACCTCCTCGACTTCTACACGAACGCCCCGCTCCTGGAACTCGGCCTCGAAGCCGACCGGATCCGGCGCGAGAAGCACCCGCACAACACGGTCACGTACATCGTCGACCGCAACATCAACTACACCAACGTCTGCGTCGCCGACTGCGGCTTCTGCGCCTTCTACCGGCGACCGAAGCACGGGGAAGGGTACACGCTCTCGTTCGAGCAGATCGGGGCGAAGATCGAGGAGACCAAGGCGCTGGGCGGGGTGCAGATCCTCATCCAGGGCGGGCACAACCCGTACATCCCCTTCGAGTGGTATCTCGACCTGCTGCGCTACATCAAGCGCCACCACCCGATCCATGTACACGGCTTCAGCCCGAGCGAGGTCGACTTCTTCGCCAAGACGTTCCGCATGGAGGCGGTCGACGTCATCCGTGAGCTGCAAAAGGCGGGGCTCGACTCGATCCCCGGTGGCGGTGGCGAGATCCTCGTGCAGCGCGTGCGCGACATCGTCGCCCCCAAGAAGGCGGGGGCCGACCGCTGGCTCGAGATCATGGAGCTGGCGCATAACGAGGGGATGAAGACGTCGGTGACCATGATGTACGGCATCGGCGAGACGCTGGCCGAGCGCATCGAGCACCTGCAACGCGTGCGCGACGTGCAGAGCCGGACTCACGGCTTCACCGCGTTCATCACCTGGCCGCTGCAGCCGGAGAACACGCCCGAGATGTCGCACATGGCCAAGACGGACGCGACGGAGTACCTGCGGACCGTGGCCATGGCACGCATCGTCCTCGACAACGTCCCCAACCTCCAGTCCAGCTGGGTCACGATGGGGATGAAGGTCGGGCAGCTGGCGCTCACCTTCGGCTGCAACGACTTCGGCTCGCTGATGATCGAGGAGAACGTGGTCTCGGCGGCCAATACCACGTACCGCACCACCACCGACGAGCTCGAGCGGCTCATTCGTGATGCCGGCTTCTCGCCGGCGCGCCGGCGCCAGGACTACTCGATCATCCCGGTGGGGACGCCGGTCGCGGCCTAA
- the xerD gene encoding site-specific tyrosine recombinase XerD has translation MSDALAPDDVVRAFFLERFDDYLSLEQGSSDRTRDAYGRDVARLAIFAVTKGARTPSALEPRTLRDFVYHLKDLGLSPSSIRRNVSAVRTYFKFLVGEGVVPFDPSDRLEMPKRWRDLPDVLTVDEIDRLLGAPDIDDAMFFRDRAMLELAYGAGLRVSEWIGVEVKDVFLEQGLVRVFGKGGKERLVPVGRSAVGAIDLYQRELRPRLERGAGKGILFLNARGTALSRMGAWKILRKHVEAAGIEKHVSPHTLRHSFATHLLEGGADLRAVQDMLGHADISTTQIYTHVNRDYLRTVHKQYHPRG, from the coding sequence ATGAGTGACGCCCTCGCCCCGGACGACGTCGTTCGCGCCTTCTTCCTCGAACGATTCGACGACTACCTCTCGCTCGAGCAGGGGTCGTCCGACCGAACGCGCGACGCGTACGGCCGCGACGTCGCGCGCCTCGCCATCTTCGCGGTCACCAAGGGCGCCCGAACCCCCTCGGCACTCGAGCCACGCACCCTCCGCGACTTCGTCTACCACCTCAAGGATCTCGGCCTCTCTCCGTCGTCCATTCGGCGCAACGTCTCCGCGGTGCGCACGTACTTCAAGTTCCTCGTCGGCGAAGGGGTCGTGCCCTTCGATCCCAGCGACCGGCTGGAGATGCCGAAGCGCTGGCGAGACCTCCCCGACGTCCTCACCGTCGACGAGATCGATCGGCTCCTCGGGGCGCCCGACATCGACGATGCGATGTTCTTTCGGGACCGCGCGATGCTGGAACTCGCCTACGGGGCCGGGCTTCGCGTGAGCGAGTGGATTGGGGTGGAGGTCAAGGACGTCTTCCTCGAACAAGGACTCGTGCGCGTCTTCGGCAAGGGAGGGAAGGAGCGCCTCGTTCCGGTCGGTCGCTCTGCCGTGGGGGCCATCGACCTGTACCAGCGCGAGCTGCGCCCGAGGCTCGAGCGCGGCGCCGGCAAGGGGATCCTCTTCCTCAACGCGCGCGGAACCGCGCTCTCCCGCATGGGGGCATGGAAGATCCTGCGCAAGCACGTGGAGGCCGCGGGGATCGAGAAGCACGTATCCCCCCACACCCTGCGACATTCCTTCGCGACCCACCTCCTCGAGGGGGGTGCCGACCTGCGCGCCGTGCAGGACATGCTCGGCCACGCCGACATCTCGACGACGCAGATCTACACGCACGTCAACCGCGACTACCTGCGTACTGTTCACAAGCAGTATCATCCGAGAGGCTGA